One window of Neptuniibacter halophilus genomic DNA carries:
- a CDS encoding CoA-binding protein, which produces MSDESMIIELLQRCRTIALVGASNRPERASYRVLGFLLESGYQVIPVNPMLAGQEIYGQTVVATLEEIGQPVDLVDIFRQSEAAGDTVDEAIRIGAGAVWLQLGVINPEAKARAQAAGLQVVMDRCPKIEIPRLEIATPADQAAVVVP; this is translated from the coding sequence ATGTCTGACGAGTCGATGATCATCGAACTGTTGCAGCGTTGCCGGACGATTGCGCTGGTCGGGGCCAGCAACAGACCTGAACGCGCCAGTTACCGGGTGCTGGGTTTTCTGCTTGAGAGTGGTTATCAGGTGATTCCGGTGAACCCGATGCTGGCGGGGCAGGAGATTTATGGGCAGACGGTCGTTGCGACGCTGGAGGAGATCGGCCAGCCGGTTGATCTGGTGGATATCTTCCGTCAGAGCGAGGCGGCCGGTGACACGGTGGATGAGGCGATCCGTATCGGTGCGGGAGCTGTCTGGCTGCAGTTGGGCGTGATCAACCCTGAAGCTAAAGCGCGGGCGCAAGCTGCAGGTTTACAGGTGGTGATGGATCGTTGCCCGAAAATTGAAATTCCCCGACTTGAGATCGCAACACCCGCCGATCAGGCTGCGGTGGTGGTTCCCTGA
- a CDS encoding molybdopterin-synthase adenylyltransferase MoeB, with amino-acid sequence MLSDEQLLRYSRQIMLPDVDIHGQETWLNSSVLIIGLGGLGSPVAMYLAAAGVGELILVDDDEVDLSNLQRQIAHNVRRIGTPKVDSARNTIAGINPDTRVKSINERLEEDALNRLVATVDLVVDCTDNFSSRFAINRACFAHKKPLVSGAAIRMEGQVAVYDPLQADSPCYQCLYKEGEDEALTCSESGVLSPLVGIIGSVQALEALKVLASVGDSLAGRLLLLDAKAMQWRSMKLRKDPHCPVCSGQHVGEKADV; translated from the coding sequence ATGCTGAGTGACGAGCAGTTATTGCGCTACAGTCGTCAGATTATGCTGCCTGATGTGGATATTCATGGTCAGGAAACCTGGCTGAACTCCAGTGTGCTGATTATCGGGCTTGGCGGGCTAGGCAGTCCGGTGGCGATGTATCTGGCGGCAGCGGGTGTGGGTGAGCTTATTCTGGTGGATGATGATGAGGTAGACCTGTCCAACCTGCAGCGCCAGATTGCCCATAACGTTCGTCGGATCGGCACCCCCAAAGTAGACTCCGCACGGAATACCATTGCCGGAATCAACCCGGATACCCGGGTGAAAAGTATTAATGAGCGCCTTGAAGAAGATGCGCTGAATCGTCTGGTCGCAACCGTCGATCTGGTGGTGGACTGCACTGATAATTTCAGCAGCCGGTTTGCCATTAACCGTGCCTGTTTTGCGCATAAGAAGCCGCTGGTTTCCGGTGCTGCGATCCGCATGGAAGGTCAGGTGGCGGTGTATGATCCGCTGCAGGCGGACTCCCCCTGTTATCAGTGCCTGTATAAAGAGGGTGAGGATGAAGCGCTGACCTGTTCTGAATCGGGTGTGCTCTCGCCGTTGGTCGGAATTATCGGTTCAGTGCAGGCGCTGGAAGCACTCAAGGTGCTGGCGTCGGTGGGTGACAGTCTTGCCGGGCGGCTGCTTCTGCTGGACGCGAAAGCGATGCAGTGGCGCAGTATGAAGCTGCGAAAGGATCCGCACTGTCCGGTTTGTTCGGGCCAGCATGTCGGGGAGAAAGCCGATGTCTGA
- the prmC gene encoding peptide chain release factor N(5)-glutamine methyltransferase encodes MQIEQALKLSEELSSCSESPQLDLELMLCQLLDKPRSYLFTWPERELDPAQQEQLQNWLQRRKAGEPVAHILGSRGFWSLELEVSPDTLIPRPDTELLVELALEYCREPRARVADLGTGTGAIALALATEKPGWQLVASDFKAEAVALAERNRARYALTNVELLHGSWFEPHQGRYQMIISNPPYIDPADPHLQQGDVRFEPLSALTAEDQGMADIRLISEQARSYLLASGWLLFEHGYDQGLICRNLLMELGYIHVETRRDYGGNERVTLGQWPGDTDG; translated from the coding sequence ATGCAGATTGAACAGGCATTAAAACTGAGTGAGGAGCTGAGCTCCTGCAGTGAATCTCCGCAGTTGGATCTGGAACTGATGCTTTGTCAGTTGCTGGATAAGCCGCGTAGTTACCTTTTTACCTGGCCGGAACGCGAGCTGGATCCTGCGCAGCAGGAACAGCTTCAAAACTGGCTGCAACGGCGTAAGGCGGGTGAGCCTGTGGCGCATATTCTCGGCAGCCGGGGGTTCTGGAGTCTGGAGCTGGAAGTGTCGCCGGATACGCTGATTCCGCGCCCGGATACCGAACTGCTGGTGGAGCTGGCACTTGAGTATTGCCGCGAGCCGCGTGCACGTGTCGCGGATCTGGGAACCGGAACCGGTGCCATCGCCCTTGCGCTGGCAACGGAAAAGCCCGGCTGGCAGTTGGTGGCATCCGATTTTAAGGCTGAAGCGGTGGCGTTGGCGGAGCGAAACCGGGCACGTTATGCGCTGACGAATGTGGAACTGCTGCACGGTAGCTGGTTTGAACCCCATCAGGGGCGCTATCAGATGATTATTTCCAATCCGCCTTATATTGATCCCGCTGATCCCCATCTGCAGCAGGGGGATGTCCGTTTCGAGCCGCTTTCTGCACTGACCGCTGAGGATCAGGGGATGGCGGATATCCGCCTGATCAGTGAGCAGGCGCGGAGCTATCTGCTGGCATCGGGCTGGCTCCTGTTTGAACATGGCTATGATCAGGGGCTGATCTGTCGTAACCTGTTGATGGAGCTGGGCTATATCCATGTGGAGACCCGGCGCGATTATGGTGGAAATGAGCGGGTGACTCTGGGGCAGTGGCCGGGAGATACCGATGGGTGA
- the prfA gene encoding peptide chain release factor 1, whose amino-acid sequence MKESILAKLEKLSDRYEELAALLSDAEVISDQTKFRDYSVEYSELEPVVKAFAAYNQAGDDLAEAEAMMADSDPDMREMAKEEYPAAKARIESLEGELQILLLPKDPNDARNVFLEVRAGTGGDEAAIFAGDLFRMYSRYAEMQGWKVEVISANEGEHGGYKEVISRIVGTSVYSQLKFESGAHRVQRVPETESQGRIHTSACTVAIMAEMDESAEIEINKADLRVDTFRASGAGGQHVNKTDSAIRITHIPTGVVVECQEERSQHKNRAKAMSLLASRLQAAEQERQAAELASTRKSLVGSGDRSERIRTYNYPQGRVTDHRINLTLYKLQEVIGGELQHVIEPLLNEYQAEQLGALSEEN is encoded by the coding sequence ATGAAAGAGTCTATTTTAGCTAAGCTGGAAAAGCTTAGTGACCGCTATGAAGAGTTGGCGGCGCTGCTGTCTGATGCCGAAGTCATCTCTGATCAGACTAAATTCCGTGACTATTCCGTAGAGTATTCAGAACTTGAGCCGGTGGTAAAAGCGTTTGCTGCCTACAATCAGGCCGGGGATGATCTGGCTGAAGCCGAAGCGATGATGGCGGACAGCGATCCGGATATGCGCGAAATGGCCAAAGAGGAGTATCCGGCGGCCAAGGCGCGCATTGAATCGCTGGAAGGTGAGTTACAGATCCTGTTGCTGCCGAAAGATCCAAATGATGCGCGTAACGTATTCCTGGAGGTCCGTGCCGGCACCGGTGGCGATGAGGCGGCGATATTTGCTGGTGATCTGTTCCGGATGTATTCCCGCTATGCCGAGATGCAGGGCTGGAAGGTAGAGGTGATCAGTGCCAACGAGGGTGAGCACGGCGGTTATAAAGAGGTGATCTCGCGGATCGTCGGTACCAGTGTTTACTCCCAGTTGAAGTTTGAGTCGGGTGCACACCGGGTACAGCGTGTCCCGGAAACCGAGTCTCAGGGACGTATCCACACGTCGGCCTGTACCGTAGCGATCATGGCGGAGATGGATGAATCCGCTGAAATAGAGATCAACAAGGCGGATCTGCGTGTCGATACTTTCCGGGCGTCCGGTGCCGGTGGTCAGCACGTTAACAAAACCGATTCTGCAATCCGTATCACCCACATTCCTACCGGTGTGGTGGTGGAGTGTCAGGAAGAGCGTTCGCAGCATAAAAACCGTGCCAAGGCGATGTCCCTTCTGGCTTCACGTCTGCAGGCGGCTGAACAGGAACGTCAGGCGGCTGAGCTGGCCAGCACCCGTAAAAGTCTGGTGGGCAGTGGCGACCGCTCCGAGCGTATCCGCACCTACAACTACCCGCAGGGGCGGGTAACGGATCACCGTATTAATCTGACCCTGTACAAGTTGCAGGAGGTGATTGGCGGTGAGCTGCAGCATGTGATCGAACCGCTGCTCAATGAGTATCAGGCGGAACAGCTCGGTGCACTTTCGGAAGAGAATTAA
- the hemA gene encoding glutamyl-tRNA reductase, with protein MALLALGINHKTASVEVRERVAFAPELLCEAMQAAREFADLKEIAILSTCNRTELYCSSGLEGSRALLEWMGRYHNLDPQELQSCSYVFWDEEAARHMMRVASGLDSLVLGEPQILGQLKSAYSLSQESGHVGAELGRLFQQTFSVAKQVRTDTAIGENPVSVAYAAVSLAQHIFADMSRSKALLIGAGETIELVARHLVNAGVKEITVANRTLNRALALAEEFNGKAILLGDIPDALAEADIVIASTASQLPILGKGAVESALKKRKHRPIFMVDIAVPRDIEAQVAELDDVYLYTVDDLKEVIEENQRSREDAARQAEEIIETGAHDFMRQLRSLDAVDVLTSFRSQAETLRDQELDKALRQLNKGKPAEEVLTMLARGLTNKMLHHPTIQMRKASAEGRTELLDLVQELHQLGEHTKNEK; from the coding sequence ATGGCACTACTAGCATTAGGCATCAATCACAAGACAGCATCAGTTGAAGTGCGTGAGCGGGTTGCGTTTGCGCCCGAATTGCTGTGTGAGGCGATGCAGGCTGCCCGCGAATTTGCTGACCTGAAAGAGATTGCGATCCTGTCGACCTGTAACCGTACCGAACTCTACTGTTCCTCGGGGCTGGAAGGTTCCCGGGCGCTGCTGGAGTGGATGGGCCGATACCATAATCTGGATCCGCAGGAACTGCAGAGCTGCTCCTATGTTTTCTGGGATGAGGAAGCTGCCCGGCATATGATGCGGGTCGCCAGTGGTCTGGATTCTCTGGTGCTGGGTGAGCCGCAGATTCTGGGGCAGTTGAAATCTGCCTACAGCCTTTCTCAGGAAAGCGGACATGTGGGCGCAGAGCTGGGGCGTCTGTTTCAGCAGACCTTCTCGGTTGCAAAGCAGGTTCGTACTGATACGGCGATCGGCGAAAACCCGGTCTCTGTTGCCTATGCGGCGGTGAGTCTGGCGCAGCATATCTTTGCCGATATGTCGCGCAGTAAAGCGCTGCTGATCGGTGCCGGTGAGACGATAGAACTTGTTGCCCGGCATCTGGTCAACGCAGGGGTTAAGGAAATTACGGTGGCGAACCGGACGCTGAACCGGGCACTGGCGCTGGCCGAAGAGTTTAACGGCAAGGCGATTCTGCTCGGCGATATTCCTGATGCGCTGGCGGAAGCGGATATTGTGATTGCTTCTACTGCCAGTCAGCTACCGATTCTGGGTAAAGGTGCGGTTGAAAGCGCGCTGAAAAAGCGTAAGCACCGGCCGATCTTTATGGTCGATATAGCGGTGCCCCGGGATATCGAAGCTCAGGTGGCTGAGCTGGATGACGTTTATCTGTACACCGTCGATGATCTGAAAGAGGTGATCGAAGAAAACCAGCGCAGTCGTGAAGATGCAGCCCGTCAGGCCGAAGAGATTATCGAAACCGGGGCCCATGACTTTATGCGCCAGTTGCGGTCGCTCGATGCCGTGGATGTTCTGACCAGTTTCCGTAGTCAGGCTGAAACACTGCGGGATCAGGAGCTGGATAAAGCGCTGCGTCAACTGAACAAGGGTAAGCCCGCCGAGGAAGTATTGACGATGCTGGCCCGCGGACTGACCAATAAAATGCTGCACCATCCGACGATTCAGATGCGTAAAGCCAGTGCCGAAGGGCGTACTGAGCTGCTCGATCTGGTGCAGGAGCTTCACCAGTTGGGTGAACATACCAAGAACGAGAAATAA
- a CDS encoding tetratricopeptide repeat protein: MKRSLILLISTLVLLQGCQTTPTSKPAAATEPTAYVAGEFNQESLYQLLLAEIAGQRRLFPVALSNYLDQAEKTRDPGVAERATRIAQYLRDPEMTLRSARLWREIDSQNPEPYQIEANILIHEGRYQQALPLLEKALESDSLRTLALIRSQITRISPEMLNSYINMLQSFAAQTAVRSDLELTLALLYKTGGQINASLLAFDRALKADPDNLEAQVQKADLLRESGNIAGALDLIESALEQQPDNRQLHILLTQLLFQADKDQAGVAQAEKLLESNLSDYQLTYYLALLMLENEALNNAQAALQHLLTLKPEDSSPHYYLGHIAQANGDDQAALGHYIKVESGSNALQSLSRAISLLQDTADKPRVQSILAAARQRQPEQAPPIYTLEAEWLNLHDFDEEALTVLEDALTEYSDNTTLLYTRAMLIESVDFPQAEIDLRRILELEPDNSTAQNALGYTLLLHTERYQEALQLIQAALNQEPEDPAILDSMGWVLFKLGRHHEALPYLEKAHALYSDPEVASHLIQVYWATDQKERARRLLNSSRENNPDNPFLEEAAQVIEE, from the coding sequence ATGAAAAGATCGCTCATACTACTTATCTCCACACTGGTGCTGCTTCAGGGCTGCCAGACGACCCCGACGAGCAAACCGGCTGCAGCAACCGAGCCAACTGCCTACGTGGCCGGAGAGTTTAATCAGGAATCCCTTTACCAACTGTTACTTGCCGAGATCGCCGGTCAACGACGGCTGTTCCCGGTGGCCCTGAGCAATTATCTGGATCAGGCTGAGAAAACCCGGGACCCGGGCGTAGCCGAACGCGCCACCCGGATCGCCCAGTACCTGCGTGACCCGGAGATGACCCTGCGCAGCGCCCGGCTCTGGCGGGAGATCGATTCGCAGAACCCGGAGCCCTACCAGATTGAGGCCAATATCCTGATCCATGAGGGCCGTTACCAGCAGGCCCTGCCACTGCTTGAAAAAGCACTGGAGTCCGATTCACTGCGTACTCTGGCACTGATTCGAAGCCAAATCACACGCATCAGCCCGGAGATGCTCAACAGTTACATTAATATGCTGCAAAGCTTTGCTGCCCAGACAGCCGTCCGCTCCGATCTGGAGCTGACGCTGGCCCTGCTGTATAAAACCGGCGGCCAGATCAACGCGTCCCTGCTGGCCTTCGACCGGGCACTTAAAGCCGACCCGGACAATCTCGAAGCGCAGGTGCAGAAAGCCGACCTGCTACGTGAGAGCGGCAACATTGCCGGCGCACTGGACCTGATCGAATCCGCGCTGGAACAACAACCGGATAATCGCCAGCTACATATTCTCCTGACCCAGCTACTGTTTCAGGCCGACAAAGATCAGGCGGGCGTAGCTCAGGCCGAAAAGCTACTGGAAAGCAACCTGAGTGATTACCAGCTCACCTACTATCTGGCCCTGCTGATGCTGGAGAATGAAGCGCTGAATAATGCTCAGGCAGCGCTGCAGCATCTGCTGACACTGAAACCCGAAGACAGCTCACCCCACTACTATCTGGGCCATATCGCTCAGGCCAACGGGGATGATCAGGCAGCGCTCGGGCATTACATCAAAGTAGAATCTGGCAGCAATGCCCTGCAATCACTCTCCCGTGCGATCAGCCTGCTGCAGGATACGGCCGACAAACCCCGGGTACAGTCGATTCTGGCCGCAGCCCGGCAAAGGCAACCCGAGCAGGCCCCGCCTATCTATACGCTGGAAGCGGAATGGCTCAATCTGCATGACTTTGACGAGGAAGCACTCACCGTACTTGAAGATGCCCTGACCGAGTACAGCGATAACACCACCCTGCTCTACACCCGGGCGATGCTGATCGAATCCGTGGATTTTCCTCAGGCCGAGATCGATCTGCGCCGCATTCTCGAACTTGAGCCGGATAATTCCACTGCGCAGAATGCGCTTGGCTATACGCTGCTTTTGCATACCGAGCGTTATCAGGAAGCCCTCCAACTGATTCAGGCAGCCCTCAATCAGGAACCGGAAGATCCGGCAATTCTGGATTCCATGGGCTGGGTGCTGTTTAAACTGGGCCGCCATCACGAAGCACTGCCCTATCTTGAAAAAGCCCATGCGCTTTATTCTGATCCGGAAGTCGCCAGCCACCTGATTCAGGTTTACTGGGCCACAGATCAGAAAGAGCGGGCGCGCCGGTTACTCAACAGCAGCCGGGAAAACAACCCCGACAACCCCTTTCTGGAAGAAGCCGCTCAGGTCATCGAAGAGTAA
- the lolB gene encoding lipoprotein insertase outer membrane protein LolB produces MLKRLSMALLCFYLAGCSVQHTSVQPAGAQISWQEHQRQLQQLTRWDLSGKIALRTAEDNHTASLSWIQLDQDYQIDIRGPWGQGGASITGSPRQVSVDIAGEGTFVGSDPESILQQQLGWDLPVSDIYWWVRGLPAPGTAYRETLQNNRLSLLQQNGWEIEYLRYNSLTPALPKKIRMTRQGLKITLLVSTWIRR; encoded by the coding sequence ATGCTGAAACGTCTCTCTATGGCACTGCTCTGCTTTTATCTGGCAGGTTGCAGTGTGCAACACACCTCTGTTCAACCAGCCGGAGCACAAATAAGCTGGCAGGAACATCAGCGCCAGTTGCAGCAACTGACCCGCTGGGACCTCAGCGGCAAAATTGCTCTGCGCACCGCTGAGGATAACCACACCGCCAGCCTGAGCTGGATACAGCTCGATCAGGATTACCAGATCGACATCCGCGGCCCCTGGGGACAGGGCGGCGCATCGATCACCGGCTCGCCCCGGCAGGTCAGTGTCGATATTGCCGGAGAGGGCACCTTTGTCGGCAGCGACCCGGAATCTATCCTGCAACAGCAGCTTGGCTGGGATCTGCCGGTGAGTGATATCTACTGGTGGGTTCGCGGCCTGCCCGCCCCGGGAACTGCCTACCGGGAGACACTGCAGAATAACCGCCTCAGCCTGTTGCAACAGAACGGCTGGGAGATCGAATATCTGCGCTATAACAGCCTCACTCCGGCCCTGCCAAAGAAAATCCGGATGACCCGGCAGGGGCTTAAAATCACCCTGCTGGTCAGCACCTGGATCAGGCGCTGA
- a CDS encoding ribose-phosphate pyrophosphokinase, which yields MSKMMVFTGNANPDLARKVVDRLDIPMGKANVGRFSDGEVSVEIQENVRGKDVFIIQSTCAPTNDNLMELIVLADALRRASASRITAVVPYFGYARQDRRPRSARVPITAKVVADMMTAIGIDRVLTVDLHADQIQGFFSVPVDNVYGSPVLLDDIVDQEYDNIMVVSPDVGGVVRARAVAKQLDCDLAIIDKRRERANESDVMNIIGDVDGRTCVLVDDMCDTAGTLCKAAKALKSKGAARVVAYATHAVLSGPAISNITNSDLDEFVVTDTIPLTESAEACPKIRQLTLAPLLAEAVRRVCNEESISAMFR from the coding sequence GTGTCCAAGATGATGGTCTTCACCGGCAACGCTAACCCTGATCTGGCGCGAAAAGTTGTTGATCGCCTGGATATTCCAATGGGTAAAGCGAATGTTGGTCGTTTCAGCGATGGCGAAGTAAGCGTAGAGATTCAGGAAAACGTGCGTGGTAAAGACGTTTTCATTATCCAGTCCACTTGCGCGCCAACCAATGACAATCTGATGGAACTGATTGTACTGGCCGATGCACTGCGCCGCGCGTCTGCATCCCGTATCACTGCGGTAGTGCCTTACTTTGGTTATGCTCGACAGGATCGTCGTCCCCGTTCAGCCCGTGTACCGATCACGGCTAAAGTGGTTGCCGACATGATGACCGCGATCGGCATCGACCGCGTCCTGACAGTTGACCTGCACGCCGACCAGATCCAGGGCTTCTTCAGTGTGCCTGTGGACAACGTATACGGCTCACCGGTCCTGCTGGACGATATCGTAGATCAGGAATACGACAACATTATGGTTGTTTCTCCGGACGTAGGCGGCGTAGTCCGTGCACGTGCGGTAGCGAAACAACTGGATTGCGATCTGGCCATCATCGACAAGCGTCGTGAACGTGCCAACGAATCCGACGTGATGAACATCATCGGTGATGTTGATGGCCGCACCTGCGTACTGGTAGACGACATGTGCGATACTGCCGGCACCCTGTGTAAAGCAGCGAAGGCTCTGAAGTCCAAAGGCGCTGCTCGCGTTGTGGCTTACGCTACTCACGCAGTACTCTCCGGCCCGGCCATCAGCAACATCACAAACTCCGATCTGGACGAGTTTGTAGTAACAGACACGATTCCGCTGACCGAATCAGCAGAAGCCTGCCCTAAGATCCGTCAGTTGACGCTGGCGCCTCTGCTGGCCGAAGCGGTTCGCCGTGTCTGCAACGAAGAATCCATCAGCGCGATGTTCCGTTAA
- a CDS encoding 50S ribosomal protein L25/general stress protein Ctc: protein MTDFVVNAVARSDEGKGASRRLRREGLVPGIVYGGDKRKKPTAISVANNELVKMIEDQTFFSSILTLTLDGKEEQVIIKDLQRHPAKPVVLHADFQRITKSNKIKITVPVEFANFDKSPASKAACKFAAEKNTVEVLCLPTNLPESLIVDLSACDSDQVLHLSDISMPEGVEIVSLRRGEDHDQGIGYVYAPRGAKAK, encoded by the coding sequence ATGACTGATTTTGTAGTTAATGCAGTAGCACGTAGCGATGAAGGGAAAGGTGCGAGCCGCCGCCTGCGTCGCGAAGGTCTGGTTCCAGGTATCGTATACGGTGGCGATAAGCGCAAAAAGCCGACTGCGATCTCTGTAGCTAACAACGAACTGGTTAAGATGATCGAAGACCAGACTTTCTTCTCCTCCATCCTGACTCTGACTCTGGACGGTAAAGAAGAACAGGTTATCATCAAAGACCTGCAGCGCCACCCGGCTAAGCCTGTTGTACTGCACGCTGACTTCCAGCGCATCACTAAATCCAACAAGATCAAAATCACTGTTCCTGTTGAATTTGCTAACTTCGATAAGTCTCCTGCATCTAAAGCGGCTTGCAAGTTCGCTGCTGAGAAGAACACTGTTGAAGTTCTGTGTCTACCTACTAACCTGCCAGAAAGCCTGATTGTAGACCTGTCTGCATGCGATTCTGACCAGGTTCTTCACCTGTCTGACATCTCTATGCCAGAAGGTGTTGAAATCGTTTCTCTGCGTCGCGGCGAAGACCACGACCAGGGTATCGGTTACGTATACGCACCACGTGGTGCAAAAGCTAAGTAA
- the pth gene encoding aminoacyl-tRNA hydrolase, giving the protein MKDKIQLIVGLGNPGDKYAQTRHNAGAEFVEQLAARHLAPLKPEKRFHGLYSKAQIGGQTIHLLVPTTFMNLSGQAVAALANFYKISAEEILVAHDELDLPPGIARFKLGGGHGGHNGLRDIISKLGNNKNFYRLRLGIGHPGHSSQVSGFVLKKAPAKERDATLAALDEAERYLELAISGDWNKAMNQLHSFSAS; this is encoded by the coding sequence ATGAAGGACAAAATCCAGCTCATCGTCGGCCTGGGCAACCCGGGCGATAAATATGCGCAGACCCGTCACAATGCCGGTGCTGAGTTTGTCGAGCAGCTTGCTGCTCGGCATCTCGCCCCCCTGAAGCCCGAAAAACGTTTTCACGGGCTCTACTCCAAAGCTCAGATCGGTGGCCAGACAATCCATCTGCTGGTACCCACCACCTTTATGAACCTGAGCGGTCAGGCCGTTGCGGCACTGGCTAATTTTTACAAAATTTCCGCCGAAGAGATTCTGGTCGCTCACGATGAGCTTGACCTGCCTCCCGGTATCGCCCGCTTCAAGCTCGGCGGTGGCCATGGCGGACACAACGGCTTGCGCGACATCATCAGCAAGCTGGGCAACAACAAGAATTTCTACCGCTTACGTCTCGGCATCGGCCACCCCGGCCACAGCAGTCAGGTCAGCGGTTTTGTATTGAAGAAAGCTCCGGCAAAAGAGCGCGACGCCACTCTGGCCGCGCTGGATGAAGCAGAACGCTATCTGGAGCTTGCCATTTCCGGCGACTGGAACAAAGCGATGAACCAGTTGCATAGTTTTTCAGCCAGCTAA
- the ychF gene encoding redox-regulated ATPase YchF, whose product MGFKCGIVGLPNVGKSTLFNALTKNGIAAENFPFCTIEPNAGTVAMPDPRLDKLAEIVSPERVIPTAMEFVDIAGLVAGASKGEGLGNKFLANIRETDAIAHVVRCFEDDNVIHVANKIDPIADIETINLELALADLESAEKQLQRVQRGAKGGDKEAVAQKAMLERLIPHLEEGQPVRAMELSEDDMKVVKGFHLLTVKPTMYIANVDEDGFEDNAHLDKVRALAESEGAGVVVVCNKLEAEIAELDDEERNEFLADLGMEEPGLDRVIRAGYDLLGLQTYFTAGVKEVRAWTVKVGATAPQAAGVIHTDFEKGFIRAEVVSYDDFVQYNGENGAKDAGRWRLEGKEYIVKDGDVVHFRFNV is encoded by the coding sequence ATGGGTTTTAAATGCGGTATTGTCGGCCTGCCTAACGTAGGTAAGTCCACACTCTTCAACGCGCTGACAAAAAACGGCATCGCGGCAGAGAACTTCCCGTTTTGTACCATTGAGCCAAATGCCGGCACCGTGGCAATGCCCGACCCGCGTCTGGACAAACTGGCCGAAATCGTCAGCCCTGAGCGGGTTATCCCAACCGCAATGGAGTTCGTCGATATCGCAGGTCTGGTGGCTGGTGCATCCAAAGGCGAAGGTCTGGGCAACAAGTTCCTGGCCAATATCCGCGAAACCGATGCAATCGCCCATGTAGTGCGCTGCTTTGAAGATGACAACGTGATCCACGTTGCCAACAAAATCGACCCGATCGCCGATATCGAAACGATCAATCTGGAACTGGCTCTGGCCGATCTGGAATCCGCTGAGAAACAACTGCAGCGCGTTCAGCGTGGCGCAAAAGGCGGCGACAAAGAAGCGGTTGCGCAGAAAGCGATGCTTGAGCGCCTGATTCCGCATCTGGAAGAAGGTCAGCCGGTACGCGCCATGGAACTCTCAGAAGACGATATGAAAGTCGTTAAAGGCTTCCACCTGCTGACCGTTAAGCCGACCATGTACATCGCCAACGTCGATGAAGATGGCTTCGAAGACAATGCCCATCTCGACAAAGTTCGCGCACTGGCAGAATCTGAAGGCGCCGGTGTAGTGGTCGTCTGCAACAAGCTGGAAGCCGAGATCGCCGAACTGGACGACGAAGAGCGCAACGAATTCCTCGCCGATCTGGGCATGGAAGAGCCGGGTCTGGATCGTGTAATCCGTGCCGGTTACGACCTGCTGGGTCTGCAGACCTACTTCACCGCCGGTGTTAAAGAGGTTCGCGCCTGGACAGTCAAAGTCGGTGCTACTGCACCACAGGCTGCCGGTGTTATCCACACCGACTTCGAGAAAGGTTTTATCCGCGCAGAAGTCGTCAGCTACGATGATTTTGTCCAGTACAACGGCGAAAACGGCGCGAAAGATGCGGGTCGCTGGCGCCTCGAAGGGAAGGAATACATCGTCAAAGATGGCGACGTTGTTCACTTCCGTTTCAACGTCTGA